CGCCCAGGCCACCGGCTTCGGCAGCCACGATCCCGACCGGGCCCGCAAGCTGCTGCTGCACCGGCGCGAGATCGACGACCTGCGGGCCCGCACCCAACAGGACGGCCTCGCCCTCGTGCCCCTGTCGGTGTACTTCAGGGACGGTCGGGCGAAGGTGGAGCTGGCCCTGGCCCGGGGCCGCAAGACGTACGACAAGCGCCACGCCATCGCAGCCCGCGACGCCGACCGGGAGATGGCGCGGGCAGTGGCCCGCGGCCGCCGCGGGGAGTGAGGCACCGCCACGGAGGTACAATCGCAAGCACGCACGACCCACAAGGGGGTGAAGGGCTTCGACTTCGGAAGTCGAGGCAGGAGAAGCGAGCCGTGGTCTCCGGAGCCACGTTAAAGAGCCGGAACACAAACACA
This Acidimicrobiales bacterium DNA region includes the following protein-coding sequences:
- the smpB gene encoding SsrA-binding protein SmpB; translated protein: MAPKSKKEPKGPRPIAQNRRARHDYDVIETFECGIALQGSEVKSIRDGKIQLRDSYARVEGRDVWLFGAHVAPYAQATGFGSHDPDRARKLLLHRREIDDLRARTQQDGLALVPLSVYFRDGRAKVELALARGRKTYDKRHAIAARDADREMARAVARGRRGE